ATGTCTTTAAAATGAGCCGCATGGGAGGTATGTCAAATCCCGAAATCGCCGGTAAACTAAATCTATCTATTAGAACGGTTGAAAACCAAATCTACCGAACCACTAAATTTTTAAAAGAGCATCTGAAAGGAGAGTATCTTTTCATCCTTTTTTGCCTGTGTCATGGTGTTCTCGCTTTCTGTTAGTCCATACTGACCTTGTTATCAGGACTTATTACCATTATCTGCTAATCTTGTTATTTGCCAACCTACTCATTTTAGAGCATTTCGGTTCAAATTGCTAAAAGTTCTCAAAAAAAAATCATTTTTTTTTGAGTGTTCAGTTTTGACTTCTTGTATTACCTGTGATATGGAAAAGAATTCAACGATAGAACCCCGATTTTTTCAGCTGTTTGAAAAGCTTCATGCAGGAGACTGCAGTCTGCAGGAGCTGTATGAGCTGGAGGCTTTTTTTGAAAAGGAACAATCGGTTGTAGCGCTAAAAAAACGAATGATTCAAAACTTGGAAGATGAAACTTACCGGGCTAGCGGTCATTTTATTAACGATGATGCATTTCAAAAAATTAAAAGGCAGATCAAACAAAAGGAGCAGGAGAAAGATTCCCGGTCTGTTCCATTATACATCCAAATCACAAAAATTGCAGCCGTTGTCGTGCTTTCATTTGTGATGGGCGGCTTGCTTGTCAACTTTTTGAATGCCCAAGGTGAACTGGATGCTGCTTCCTACTGCGAAATTGAAGCTCCGCTAGGAGCGAAGTCCCGGGTGGTTTTGCCCGATAGCTCTGTGGTATGGTTGAATGCAGGAAGTACCCTCAGATACTCAACAAATTTCAGCGAGTCCGAACGTAATGTTTCGCTGGTTGGTGAAGGGTATTTTGATGTGGCCAAAAACGAACAACTTCCATTTGTGGTCAATGCCCACGGCTTTCTTGTAGAAGTCTTGGGAACCGAATTTAATATACAGGCATACGAAGATGAACCGCTCATTGAAACAGTTTTGGTGGAAGGAAAAGTGAAGTTAAATCACGCAATAGAGCGCATCGGTGACCGCGTATTTTTGACTCCAAACTCAAAAGCTTCGTTCTATAAAAACAAGGAAGATGCAGTCGCCAGTGGCGATCCACGAATGGTCATCCTGACCAATATTGATCCAAGGCCATTGATTGCCTGGAAAGATGATCAATTAATTTTTGAGAGTGAGATGCTCAAGGATTTGGTCGTGAAGCTCGGGCGTAAGTACGATTACACGTTCGAGTTTGAATCGGTAGATATTGAAAATTATCGATTCTCCGGCGCACTTGAGGATGAAACCTTGCAACAGGTGATGGATGTGATCACCACTACTTCTCCAATATCGTATGAAATAAAAGGAAAAATAGTAACCATTAATAAAGATTTGACAAGAACTGGAAATTTTAAAAAGCACTTACGATGAAAAAAAAGGAACAGATTGATACATCTGCTCCCTTTGAAAAATGATTGAGTTAAATTTTAATCGATGCTGCATAAGTTGGTAGCTGCTGCAAGCATCTATTGTTAACCATTTAACAAACCAAATGTATGAAAAAAAATCGAATTGGATTTGTTTTCCCTGCGAGGGGTAAGCTTAAAAAAACATTGCTTGTGATGAAACTAACAGCCATTTTTATCTTGGCTTTTCTGGTACAGGTAAACGCCTCGGTGTATTCACAGAATACAAAGTTTGACGGCGACTACCGTGGAAAAACCATTCGGGAAGTCTTTACTGAAATCGAGAATCAAAGTCGCTTTCGTTTTTTCTTTAACGATGATTTCACCGACATCGATCAGGTGGTGGATTTTACCGTGAAAAATGCGGACGTAGAAGGCATTCTGGATCGAATGTTTAAAGGGTCGGATATCAGTTATAAGATTTCGGAGAACGATTTAGTTGTCTTAACCACTAAACAAAATTCGCAGGCTAAGGTGATCAGCGGAAAGGTCGTCGACTCGGGTGGGGAATCAATGCCCGGCGTAACTGTGGTTGTCAAGGGAACTACCAAGGGAACCATTACCGATCTGGATGGAAATTACACCATCAACATGGGAGAAGGGAGTAAAACACTTGTTTTCTCTTTTGTCGGAATGGAATCCCTTGAAGTTGAAGTGGGTAGCCAGAGCGTTATTAATATTACCATGAGTGAATCTTCCATTGGATTGGAAGAAGTGGTCGCAATTGGCTATGGTGTTCAAAAGAAAGAATCGTTGACAGGAGCCATTTCTGGTGTGACATCTGAAGATTTGGACCGAGTACATTCAACAACCGTTTCGGGAGCACTGGCCGGTAAAATTGCCGGGGTAACTTTTCGGATGCCGGATGGACGCCCTGGAGCTAGTGCCAACATTCAAATTCGTAACATGGGTAACCCCCTGTATGTTATTGACGGTATTCAAAAAGATGCCGGACAGTTTAATAACCTTTCTCCAAACGACATTGAAAGTATTACCGTTTTAAAAGATGCTTCGGCTGCAATCTATGGGTTACGGGCTGCAAATGGGGTAGTCGTTGTGACTACCAAACGTGGTAAGTTGGGTACAAAAAATACCATTAACGTAGATGCTTACACGGGCTGGCAAAACTGGACCCGTTTTCCGGAAACGGTTGGTGCCTATGAGTGGATGCTTGGTAAAGCCTATGCTGAAATGAACCTGGATGGAAGTACCAACATTACCCGTGACGAACTGGACAAGTGGCAGACAGGCACAGAGCCTGGTTATCAAAGTTTCGACTGGTATGATTTTATCATCAAACCCAATTCGCCGCAAACATCTGTTAACGTGAGTACGTCGGGTGGTTCTGATAAAATCAACTATTATTTATCGGTTACTCGTCTGGATCAAAATTCCATGTTGGGGCGTGAATTTACTTTTGGACGAACCAACTTTCAGTCCAATATCGATGCGAAAATTACCGATCGTTTAAAAGTTGGTGTTTCGATCAACGGACGTATGGAAACTCGCGACAATCCGGGTGTTCCTGGTGGCGATGACTACTGGGCTCCCCGCTTTGCCTTGTTCCGTAACCGGCCAACAGAGCGACCTTACGCCAATGATAACCCTGAATATATTAACAATATTGGGCACATGGCCGAAAACTGGGGACTGCTAACCAAGGAAAAATCGGGTTACTGGACCGAAGACTGGCGCGTGCTGCAATTGAACTTCACCGGTGAGTACGATATTCCAATTGATGGTTTAAGCGTGAAAGGAACCTATTCGCATTATATTGCTGATCGCTTAATGAACGGGCACGAATATACCTATGAAGCTTATTCCTATTTTCCTGAGGAGGACGAGTACCGCGTGACTTTTCAGAATCTAAATCCCTGGAGAGAACGCGGAACCCGGAAGAATATAGAAACAGTGCTTCAGGCTCAGCTCAATTATGCCAAAGAATTTGGTAAGCATGGTATTGCGGCTACATTTGTAAACGAACGGATTGAACGGCGAGAACTGGAAGTTTGGGTTCATGCGGTGCCAAAAACCAACGCTTTGCCTTTGCTTCAATTTCCGGATATCGACACTTATGATGATCGGGATGATGAAAGTGCGCGCATTGGATATGTTGGCCGCTTAAACTACAATTACGACAATAAATACTATCTGGAACTTGCTGGTCGTCAGGATGCTTCCTGGAAGTTCATTTCTGATCAACGCTGGGGATTCTTCCCTTCAGCTTCCGTAGGTTGGCGGATTACTGAAGAAAATTTTGCCAAAAATTTATTGGGTAATAGTAGCTTTGACTTGAAACTGCGTGCTTCCTATGGAGAACTGGGGGATGACGATGTTGGGATTGGTAATTTCGATTACCTGACAGGTTATAATTATGCTTCACAGGCTGTAATCATGGATGGCGAGATTATTACGGGAGCCCGAGATCGGGGAGTACCTGTTACTTCCATTTCATGGTACACAAGTACCATTACTGACATCGGTGCCGATTATTCCACAATGAACGGAAAATTGAGTGGTTCGGTGGACTATTTCTACCGGAAGCGGGAAGGCTTACGCGGTCGTAAATATGATATTCTGGTTCCTAGTGAATTAGGTTATTTATTACCTGAAGAAAACGTCAATAGCGACGCCATTATGGGAGCAGAAACTTCGATTGTTTACAACGGGAAAACAGGTGACTTGAATTACTCTGTTGGTGGAAACATTTCATTTGCCCGTGAAAAATTTCTGGAATCATATAAACCACGTTTTGGTAATTCGTGGGATCATTACCGGAACTCATCAGAAGATCGTTGGACCGGAGTTTTCTGGGGATATGAAACGATTGGTCAGTTTGAGTCATTCGAGGAGATCAACAGTTATCCCATTAATAATGATGGCGAAGGAAACCGCACCATGTTGCCTGGAGATTTCATATACAACGATGTGAATGGTGACGGACGAATCAACGGTTTAGATGAACGCCCCATCGGTTTTCCAAGGGATCGGAATCCGATCATAAATTTTGGTTTTAATATTAGTGCCGACTACAAGGGCTTTGATCTGAAAGCGGATTTCTCAGGTGGTTCAGCCTATTCCTACAACCAAAACTGGGAAATGCGTTGGCCCTACCAAAATACAGGTAATTTGCTGAGTCAATTCTATGACGACCGCTGGCACCGGGAGGATCCCTATGATCTGAACAGCCCATGGACGGCGGGTAAGTATCCGGCATTGCGCTTCAATACCGGTTGGCACAACAACTACAATAAGCAATCTACCTTTTGGTTGACCAATGCCCGCTATGTGCGTTTAAGAACACTGGAAGTCGGATATACAATTCCTCAGATTCTGGTGCAGAAAGTGGGTATGCAAAAAGTCCGTTTGTATGTGAACTCGTACAACTTGTTCTCTATTGATAACCTGAAAAAGTTGGGTGTGGAGCCGGAGGTGATGGAACCCAATGGTTTGCAATATCCACAAAACAGAATGGTAAATGTTGGTGTTAACCTTTCTTTCTAACCTAAAAAATGAACATGAACATGAAAAAATTTAGTTATATACTAATCTTTTTGCTAGCCTTTAGTTCGGGCTGCAACGATGATGATTTTCTAGACAGGGAGCCCACTAATATTTTGCTGGATAACCAAGTCTGGAACGATGAAAGTTTGATTTTATCGGTTGTTTCAGACTTGTATTTCAGAATTCCTGAATACCAGTCGGTGAATAGCTGGTCGACTTATGCAGATTTTGACGAAGCCTTTGCCTCTAACTTTGACGATTACTGGCGGCATAAAAACAACGAATGGGGATATGGCGAATGGGGATTGTGGAATTACGGCTACATCCGTGAAGTCAACCTCTACATTCAAAAAGCCAGTTCGGATCTCACCGCAGAATTGGATCCGGAAGTAAAGGCTCGCTTTGTGGCTGAAGGACGTTTCCTGCGTGCTGTCAATTACTTTGAGCTGGTGAAACGTATGGGAGGAGTTCCGTTGATTCTGGAACCGTTAACCTACGATTTCAGCGGCGATGCGTCATATTTGGAATACCCACGATCAAAAGAATCGGAAATTTATGATTTCATTCTTACTGAATTGGATGATATCAAAAATGATCTTCCTAATGATGTGAATCTGAAAAGCCGTGCAACTCAGGGTTTGGTGCTTGCAATGAAATCACGGGTGGCACTTTATGCGGCTTCCATTGCGAAGTATGGTGTCAATACGCCTAGCGTATCTTTACCTGGCGGCGAGGTTGGTATTCCGAGCAGTATGGCAGAAGGATATTATACCATGGCCCTTAATGCAGCTGAAGAATTGATCGATAATGGGCCCTATTCATTGTACGAAAAGAAGGAAGATCTATCAGAAAACTTCGCTAGCCTATTTACTGACAAAGCAAATAATACGGAGGTGATTTTTGTACGAGATTATATCCAAAGTGAGAACTGGGATGGTCGAGCTAATTTGTGGACTTTATGGAATCAGCCTTGGTCGGGAGCTGAAGATCTGGAAGGCGGACGCACCAATCCTTCGCTGAATCTGGTTCAATCATTCGAAATTCTGGACAATACGTTCCAAACTTTTGAGACGATGACTGGTGGCGACTACATCTATTTCAACAGCCCGCTGGATATGTTCGCTGGTCGTGATGCCCGTTTGGCAGGTACTGTGATGTTGCCAGGCTCCAAGTTTAAAGGAAAGGATCTGGATATTTGGGCTGGTTATATTTTGGCTGATGGCACCATTATTACCGGAGATGAATTCGGTCAGCGAAAAGACCTTCCTGGAACGGACACACCTCGTCAGGTTGTTGGATTTGATGGCCCAATTGATGGACGTGAGTATAGTGCTCAGTCAGGTTTTTATGTCAGGAAATTTATGGATACCGCTACCGGGTCGGGACAACGTGGTTTGAAAAGTGACGTTTGGTGGGTTCGCTATCGTTTGGGCGAAGTATATTTGAATGCCGCCGAAGCCGCTTTTGAACTGGGTGACGAAGATGCCGCTGCTGAATACTTGAGTGAGGTGCGTCGTCGTGCCGGTTTTACAACCGATTTGACTGCCGCTGATATGTCGTTCGACCGGATTGCACACGAACGTAAAGTTGAGCTGGCTTTTGAGGGACATCAGTTGTGGGATATGAAACGCTGGCGTTTGGCCCATGTTGTCTGGAACGGTGAGCAAACACCGCTGACAAACCAGCCTTGGAAAGCCGACGAAGTAAGTACTCGCGTGTTTGGTTTGTGGCCATACAAATACTATGATCCGGGCAGCCCAAATAACGAAAAATATGTCTTTAAACAAGTCGTTCCTGGACAAGTGACGGGTGCTGATCGCTTCCGTCTGGGTAATTACTATTCATTTATCAATGACGATATTAGAAATAACAATCCACAAATTGTTAAGAATCCGAACCAATAAAAACGTAGAAAGATGACTAAAATAAAATTAA
The DNA window shown above is from uncultured Sunxiuqinia sp. and carries:
- a CDS encoding FecR family protein; this translates as MEKNSTIEPRFFQLFEKLHAGDCSLQELYELEAFFEKEQSVVALKKRMIQNLEDETYRASGHFINDDAFQKIKRQIKQKEQEKDSRSVPLYIQITKIAAVVVLSFVMGGLLVNFLNAQGELDAASYCEIEAPLGAKSRVVLPDSSVVWLNAGSTLRYSTNFSESERNVSLVGEGYFDVAKNEQLPFVVNAHGFLVEVLGTEFNIQAYEDEPLIETVLVEGKVKLNHAIERIGDRVFLTPNSKASFYKNKEDAVASGDPRMVILTNIDPRPLIAWKDDQLIFESEMLKDLVVKLGRKYDYTFEFESVDIENYRFSGALEDETLQQVMDVITTTSPISYEIKGKIVTINKDLTRTGNFKKHLR
- a CDS encoding TonB-dependent receptor, whose protein sequence is MKKNRIGFVFPARGKLKKTLLVMKLTAIFILAFLVQVNASVYSQNTKFDGDYRGKTIREVFTEIENQSRFRFFFNDDFTDIDQVVDFTVKNADVEGILDRMFKGSDISYKISENDLVVLTTKQNSQAKVISGKVVDSGGESMPGVTVVVKGTTKGTITDLDGNYTINMGEGSKTLVFSFVGMESLEVEVGSQSVINITMSESSIGLEEVVAIGYGVQKKESLTGAISGVTSEDLDRVHSTTVSGALAGKIAGVTFRMPDGRPGASANIQIRNMGNPLYVIDGIQKDAGQFNNLSPNDIESITVLKDASAAIYGLRAANGVVVVTTKRGKLGTKNTINVDAYTGWQNWTRFPETVGAYEWMLGKAYAEMNLDGSTNITRDELDKWQTGTEPGYQSFDWYDFIIKPNSPQTSVNVSTSGGSDKINYYLSVTRLDQNSMLGREFTFGRTNFQSNIDAKITDRLKVGVSINGRMETRDNPGVPGGDDYWAPRFALFRNRPTERPYANDNPEYINNIGHMAENWGLLTKEKSGYWTEDWRVLQLNFTGEYDIPIDGLSVKGTYSHYIADRLMNGHEYTYEAYSYFPEEDEYRVTFQNLNPWRERGTRKNIETVLQAQLNYAKEFGKHGIAATFVNERIERRELEVWVHAVPKTNALPLLQFPDIDTYDDRDDESARIGYVGRLNYNYDNKYYLELAGRQDASWKFISDQRWGFFPSASVGWRITEENFAKNLLGNSSFDLKLRASYGELGDDDVGIGNFDYLTGYNYASQAVIMDGEIITGARDRGVPVTSISWYTSTITDIGADYSTMNGKLSGSVDYFYRKREGLRGRKYDILVPSELGYLLPEENVNSDAIMGAETSIVYNGKTGDLNYSVGGNISFAREKFLESYKPRFGNSWDHYRNSSEDRWTGVFWGYETIGQFESFEEINSYPINNDGEGNRTMLPGDFIYNDVNGDGRINGLDERPIGFPRDRNPIINFGFNISADYKGFDLKADFSGGSAYSYNQNWEMRWPYQNTGNLLSQFYDDRWHREDPYDLNSPWTAGKYPALRFNTGWHNNYNKQSTFWLTNARYVRLRTLEVGYTIPQILVQKVGMQKVRLYVNSYNLFSIDNLKKLGVEPEVMEPNGLQYPQNRMVNVGVNLSF
- a CDS encoding RagB/SusD family nutrient uptake outer membrane protein, which gives rise to MKKFSYILIFLLAFSSGCNDDDFLDREPTNILLDNQVWNDESLILSVVSDLYFRIPEYQSVNSWSTYADFDEAFASNFDDYWRHKNNEWGYGEWGLWNYGYIREVNLYIQKASSDLTAELDPEVKARFVAEGRFLRAVNYFELVKRMGGVPLILEPLTYDFSGDASYLEYPRSKESEIYDFILTELDDIKNDLPNDVNLKSRATQGLVLAMKSRVALYAASIAKYGVNTPSVSLPGGEVGIPSSMAEGYYTMALNAAEELIDNGPYSLYEKKEDLSENFASLFTDKANNTEVIFVRDYIQSENWDGRANLWTLWNQPWSGAEDLEGGRTNPSLNLVQSFEILDNTFQTFETMTGGDYIYFNSPLDMFAGRDARLAGTVMLPGSKFKGKDLDIWAGYILADGTIITGDEFGQRKDLPGTDTPRQVVGFDGPIDGREYSAQSGFYVRKFMDTATGSGQRGLKSDVWWVRYRLGEVYLNAAEAAFELGDEDAAAEYLSEVRRRAGFTTDLTAADMSFDRIAHERKVELAFEGHQLWDMKRWRLAHVVWNGEQTPLTNQPWKADEVSTRVFGLWPYKYYDPGSPNNEKYVFKQVVPGQVTGADRFRLGNYYSFINDDIRNNNPQIVKNPNQ